One segment of Cohaesibacter intestini DNA contains the following:
- a CDS encoding BolA family protein, whose amino-acid sequence MTVKNTIEKKLNKHLQPTLLEVFDDSDRHAGHAGARPEGETHFRIRVSSPAFAELSRIDAHRMVHDIIKEELAGPIHALALETIKPA is encoded by the coding sequence ATGACCGTCAAGAACACGATTGAGAAAAAACTGAACAAACACCTTCAACCCACATTGTTGGAGGTCTTTGATGACTCCGATCGGCATGCCGGCCATGCTGGCGCTCGCCCGGAAGGCGAAACCCACTTTCGGATTCGCGTCTCCAGCCCGGCTTTTGCCGAGCTGTCCCGGATCGATGCACACAGAATGGTGCATGATATTATCAAAGAAGAGCTCGCAGGTCCAATCCATGCTTTGGCCCTTGAGACAATCAAGCCGGCCTGA
- the aroB gene encoding 3-dehydroquinate synthase, with the protein MAPQASEQMADETKVRVALGDRSYDIVIGRSVLGSLGARFAAQFPGARAVFITDRTVAGLHLAAAEESLSAHGIEHQVLVMEPGEKTKSYDGLIKACDGVLDTRLERGDLVIALGGGVIGDLAGFVAGVVRRGMRFVQVPTTLLSQVDSSVGGKTGINTAHGKNLLGLFNQPHLVLADTAVLDTLSPREFRAGYAEVAKYGLINQPDFFEWLERNWQGIFAGGPEREEAVARSCQAKADVVAADEKEADQRALLNLGHTFGHALEGMAEYDAERLVHGEGVAIGMVLAHEFSARLGLCDPAVTDRVVAHLQAVGLPTHIGAIPGQLPKVDLLMDFIAQDKKVSRGNLTFILTRGLGQSFVEKGVDPVQLRAFLEEKLA; encoded by the coding sequence ATGGCTCCGCAAGCTTCTGAACAAATGGCCGACGAGACCAAGGTCCGCGTTGCGCTCGGAGATCGCTCTTATGACATTGTGATCGGTCGCTCGGTCCTGGGGTCACTTGGGGCGCGGTTTGCAGCGCAGTTTCCCGGTGCCCGTGCTGTCTTCATCACTGATCGGACAGTGGCGGGTTTGCATCTGGCAGCCGCCGAAGAGAGCCTTTCCGCCCATGGCATTGAGCATCAAGTGCTGGTGATGGAACCGGGCGAGAAGACCAAGAGCTATGACGGACTGATCAAGGCGTGTGACGGGGTGCTGGACACACGGCTTGAACGTGGTGATCTGGTGATTGCGCTGGGTGGTGGCGTGATTGGTGATTTGGCGGGCTTTGTTGCCGGGGTCGTGCGGCGGGGCATGCGGTTTGTGCAGGTTCCGACCACTCTGCTCTCGCAGGTGGATTCCTCGGTCGGAGGCAAGACCGGCATCAACACGGCGCACGGCAAGAATTTGCTCGGCCTGTTCAATCAACCGCATCTGGTGCTGGCGGATACGGCGGTGCTTGATACGCTTAGCCCACGGGAGTTTCGGGCCGGTTATGCGGAAGTGGCCAAATATGGTCTGATCAACCAACCGGATTTCTTTGAATGGCTGGAGCGGAACTGGCAGGGCATCTTTGCCGGAGGTCCTGAGCGCGAAGAAGCCGTTGCGCGCTCCTGTCAGGCCAAGGCCGATGTGGTGGCCGCCGATGAGAAAGAGGCCGACCAGCGGGCGCTGCTCAATCTTGGCCATACCTTTGGTCATGCCCTTGAAGGGATGGCGGAATATGACGCCGAACGACTGGTGCACGGGGAAGGGGTGGCAATCGGCATGGTTCTGGCCCATGAATTCTCCGCTCGTCTTGGCCTGTGTGATCCGGCTGTGACCGATCGTGTGGTTGCCCACTTGCAAGCGGTCGGGTTGCCTACCCATATAGGAGCTATCCCCGGTCAGTTGCCCAAAGTGGATCTGCTGATGGATTTCATCGCGCAGGACAAGAAAGTCTCGCGCGGCAATCTGACCTTCATTCTGACGCGCGGGTTGGGTCAGTCCTTTGTTGAAAAGGGTGTTGATCCGGTTCAACTGCGCGCCTTTCTTGAGGAGAAACTGGCCTGA
- a CDS encoding HlyC/CorC family transporter, with protein MLGSLWLTALAIFCLIALSGFFSGSETALTAASRARMLQKEKNGEPGALAVNELLQIRERLIGSLLLGNNLVNILASALATSLFITLFGEAGVVYATLVMTLVVLVFAEVFPKTWAISNPDSFALRVGPYVRVITKLFGPFVVAVEWLVVGLLRLVGVDTKGAQILSGQDELRGAVDLLHMEGSVVKADRDRFGGLLDLGELDVSDVMVHRTNVSSFNIDDGPVAIVEQALESPYTRIPLWQGEQDNFIGILHAKDLLRALAGVKGDPDKLDLMSVVNEPWFVPDTTSLKAQLNAFLKRKSHFALVVDEYGEVMGLVTLEDILEEIVGDISDEHDIDVKGVKVEPDGSVLVDGSVPIRDLNRAFDWSLPDDEATTIAGLVIHEARQIPEPGQGFTFYDFRFRVLRKERNRITSLRITPVR; from the coding sequence ATGCTTGGTTCGCTCTGGTTGACCGCTCTGGCGATTTTTTGCCTGATCGCCCTGTCTGGCTTCTTTTCCGGCTCGGAAACCGCGCTGACGGCGGCGTCGCGCGCCCGTATGTTGCAAAAGGAAAAGAATGGCGAGCCGGGTGCTTTGGCCGTCAATGAGCTGTTGCAGATTCGCGAGCGCCTGATCGGGTCGCTGCTGCTGGGCAACAATCTGGTCAATATTCTGGCGTCGGCGCTGGCAACCAGCCTGTTCATCACGCTGTTTGGCGAGGCTGGCGTGGTCTATGCGACGCTTGTCATGACGCTGGTGGTGCTGGTCTTTGCCGAAGTGTTCCCAAAGACATGGGCGATTTCCAACCCGGACAGCTTTGCCTTGCGGGTTGGACCCTATGTGCGGGTGATTACCAAATTGTTCGGACCATTCGTTGTGGCGGTGGAATGGTTGGTGGTTGGCCTGTTGCGTCTGGTCGGGGTCGACACCAAGGGGGCTCAGATCCTGTCTGGTCAGGATGAATTGCGTGGCGCGGTTGATCTGCTGCATATGGAAGGCAGTGTGGTCAAAGCGGACCGTGACCGGTTCGGTGGCCTGTTGGATCTGGGGGAGCTTGATGTCTCTGACGTGATGGTTCACCGCACCAATGTCAGCTCTTTCAATATTGATGACGGCCCGGTCGCGATTGTCGAGCAGGCGCTCGAAAGCCCCTATACCCGTATTCCTTTGTGGCAGGGCGAGCAGGACAATTTCATTGGCATTCTGCATGCCAAGGATTTGCTCAGGGCTCTGGCAGGCGTCAAGGGGGATCCGGACAAGCTTGATTTGATGTCGGTGGTCAATGAGCCGTGGTTTGTGCCCGATACAACCAGCCTCAAGGCCCAGCTCAATGCCTTCCTCAAGCGCAAGAGCCATTTTGCGCTGGTGGTGGATGAATATGGCGAAGTGATGGGACTGGTGACGCTTGAAGATATTCTCGAGGAGATCGTCGGCGACATTTCGGACGAGCATGATATTGACGTCAAGGGTGTCAAGGTCGAGCCGGACGGGTCCGTTCTGGTGGATGGTTCCGTGCCGATCCGCGACCTAAATCGGGCGTTTGACTGGTCCTTGCCGGACGATGAGGCAACGACCATAGCCGGTCTGGTCATCCATGAAGCCCGACAAATTCCCGAGCCGGGACAGGGTTTCACCTTCTATGATTTCCGTTTCCGCGTGTTGCGCAAGGAGCGTAACCGGATCACGTCGCTGAGAATCACTCCGGTTCGATAG
- a CDS encoding shikimate kinase, with translation MAKSEKSDGGEREKRLVSALNGRPIIMVGLMGAGKTTIGRRLANRLSIPFRDADHEIEAAANMSVADIFAEHGETHFREGEKRVIARLMEQGDQVLATGGGAWMNEETRALVNGKGISVWLKAEFDILMSRVRRRSHRPLLKDPDPEGVMRRLMDERYPVYAQADVTVDSIDVPHEKIVTFVIEALEDYLGLPR, from the coding sequence ATGGCGAAGTCTGAAAAAAGTGATGGTGGCGAACGCGAAAAGCGTCTGGTGTCGGCTCTCAATGGGCGGCCCATCATCATGGTGGGCCTGATGGGTGCAGGCAAGACGACCATTGGTCGTCGACTGGCCAACCGGCTTTCCATCCCGTTTCGTGATGCGGACCACGAGATTGAGGCCGCTGCCAACATGTCGGTCGCCGACATTTTTGCCGAACATGGTGAAACTCACTTTCGCGAAGGCGAGAAACGGGTAATTGCCCGATTGATGGAGCAAGGCGATCAGGTGCTCGCCACCGGTGGTGGCGCCTGGATGAATGAGGAAACCCGGGCGCTGGTCAATGGCAAGGGGATTTCGGTCTGGTTGAAGGCCGAGTTTGATATTCTGATGTCGCGGGTGCGCAGACGCTCCCATCGACCCTTGCTGAAGGATCCAGATCCCGAAGGGGTCATGCGTCGTCTGATGGACGAACGTTATCCGGTCTATGCGCAAGCCGATGTGACGGTGGACTCCATTGACGTGCCCCATGAGAAGATCGTGACTTTTGTGATTGAGGCCTTGGAAGACTATCTCGGTCTCCCCCGTTGA